In the Theobroma cacao cultivar B97-61/B2 chromosome 1, Criollo_cocoa_genome_V2, whole genome shotgun sequence genome, one interval contains:
- the LOC18612015 gene encoding putative pentatricopeptide repeat-containing protein At5g08490 isoform X2, translating into MLGEMLPPGIVSKAWVSMLNDCTRHAILKSCAALRTTLFGRALHSCAVKLGHVSCHSVSKALLNMYAKSGALGDCQKLFSQMGTSTSDPVVWNIVLSGLAGYREYNDQVLRLFSSMPVSNEAKPNPVTVAIVLPLYARLGDIDGGKVVHSYVIKSGLDAHTLVGNALISMYAKCGLVKEDAYAVFCSISDKDVVSWNAIIAGFSENNLMDDAFRLFRKMLKGPIAPNDSTIVNILLVCATLDKNVACYLGKEVHCFLLRRTDIGADVSVCNALVSYYLKVGHMDKAELVFQKMESRDLVSWNAIIAGYVANGYWLRALDLFLELLSANMFGPNSVTLVSILSACAHLKDLQVGKVIHGYILRHSCLYADTALENSLISFYAKCNDIGAAYQTFLMIPWRDLVSWNSVLDAFAECEYDSRFQELLSFMLGEGLRPDFITFLAILRFCVCVSSLVKVKETHCYCLKAGFLQGNSEPAVINAIIDAYAKCGNMGYASRIFHSFSGRKNLVTFNSMISAYVNSGSHDDAFMIFNGMSVRDLTSWNLMVQACAENDCPGLALSLFHELQAQGMKPDVVTIMSILPVCAQLASVYLLRQCHGYVIRACFQDARLNGALLDVYAKCGRIWSAHKLFQSTPVKDLVMFTSMIGGYAMHGMGEEALCHFSFMLESGVKPDHVIITAILSACCHAGLVDEGLKILYSLETAHGMKPSIEHYACIVDLLARGGRINDAYSLVAGMSVEANAMVWGTLLGACRTHHEVELGRVVADHLFQIDANNIGNYVVMSNLYAADARWDGVMEVRKLMRTRDLRKPAGCSWIEVKKRNNVFIAGDCLHPERKIIYSTLSTLAQQIKEPFLFDKINMFPYGI; encoded by the exons ATGCTTGGGGAAATGCTTCCGCCAGGGATAGTGTCCAAAGCTTGGGTTAGTATGCTCAATGACTGCACCAGACATG CTATTCTCAAATCCTGCGCTGCCCTTCGTACCACCCTTTTCGGAAGGGCTCTCCACAGTTGTGCAGTGAAACTGGGTCATGTCTCTTGCCACTCTGTGTCCAAAGCCCTGCTTAACATGTATGCTAAATCTGGAGCTCTCGGTGATTGTCAGAAACTGTTTAGTCAAATGGGTACTTCTACTTCTGATCCTGTTGTTTGGAACATTGTCTTATCCGGGTTGGCTGGTTATCGGGAATATAATGATCAAGTTCTTCGTTTGTTTAGTTCAATGCCTGTTTCCAATGAAGCAAAGCCCAATCCTGTCACAGTTGCtattgttcttcctttgtatgCTCGGTTAGGAGACATAGATGGAGGAAAGGTTGTGCACTCCTACGTGATTAAGTCCGGATTGGATGCACATACCCTTGTTGGGAATGCACTAATATCGATGTATGCAAAATGTGGACTAGTAAAAGAAGATGCATATGCTGTTTTCTGTAGCATTAGTGACAAAGATGTTGTTTCGTGGAATGCAATCATTGCAGGTTTTTCTGAGAATAATTTGATGGATGATGCATTTAGATTGTTCAGGAAGATGCTGAAAGGACCAATAGCGCCAAATGATTCAACGATTGTGAATATTCTACTTGTTTGTGCTACTTTAGATAAGAATGTTGCCTGCTACTTGGGGAAGGAGGTTCATTGTTTTTTGCTGAGAAGAACTGATATAGGAGCAGATGTTTCAGTCTGCAATGCCTTGGTGAGCTACTATTTGAAAGTTGGGCATATGGATAAAGCGGAATTAGTGTTTCAAAAGATGGAATCAAGAGATTTGGTTTCATGGAACGCTATTATTGCTGGATATGTGGCAAATGGTTATTGGTTGAGAGCTTTGGATTTGTTTCTAGAATTACTCTCTGCAAATATGTTTGGGCCAAATTCTGTTACTCTTGTTAGCATTCTTTCTGCTTGTGCACACTTAAAGGATCTGCAGGTTGGAAAAGTGATCCACGGGTATATTCTTCGACATTCTTGCTTATATGCAGATACAGCGTTGGAAAATTCCCTTATTAGTTTCTATGCAAAGTGCAATGACATAGGAGCAGCTTATCAGACATTTTTGATGATTCCTTGGAGAGACTTGGTATCATGGAATTCCGTTCTTGATGCCTTTGCAGAGTGTGAATATGATTCTCGGTTTCAGGAACTTTTAAGCTTTATGCTTGGGGAAGGACTTAGGCCTGATTTCATCACCTTCTTAGCCATATTACGGTTTTGTGTCTGTGTTTCAAGTCTAGTAAAGGTTAAAGAAACTCATTGCTATTGCCTCAAGGCTGGTTTTTTACAAGGTAATAGTGAACCTGCTGTTATAAATGCGATAATTGATGCATATGCTAAATGTGGTAATATGGGATATGCTTCAAGGATTTTTCATAGTTTTTCAGGGAGGAAGAATTTGGTTACATTCAATTCAATGATCTCAGCTTATGTGAATTCTGGATCACATGATGATgcatttatgatttttaatgGGATGTCTGTGAGGGATCTCACCTCTTGGAATTTGATGGTTCAAGcatgtgctgaaaatgattGTCCTGGTCTGGCTCTCAGCCTTTTCCATGAGTTACAAGCTCAAGGAATGAAGCCTGATGTAGTGACTATTATGAGCATCCTTCCAGTATGTGCTCAACTGGCCTCTGTTTACTTGTTGAGGCAGTGCCATGGTTATGTGATAAGAGCTTGTTTTCAAGATGCTCGCTTAAATGGAGCTCTTTTGGATGTATATGCAAAATGTGGCAGAATATGGAGTGCTCATAAGCTTTTCCAGTCAACTCCTGTTAAGGATCTGGTTATGTTCACTTCTATGATTGGTGGGTATGCCATGCACGGTATGGGAGAGGAAGCACTTTGCCATTTCTCTTTTATGCTTGAGTCAGGGGTGAAGCCTGATCATGTTATCATTACTGCCATTTTATCTGCTTGCTGTCATGCTGGCCTTGTAGATGAAGggttgaaaattttgtattCACTAGAGACTGCTCATGGAATGAAACCAAGCATAGAACATTATGCTTGCATTGTGGACCTTCTAGCTCGAGGAGGTCGAATCAATGATGCATATTCTTTGGTTGCTGGTATGTCTGTTGAAGCTAATGCTATGGTGTGGGGGACATTGTTGGGTGCCTGTAGGACTCATCATGAGGTGGAATTGGGCCGTGTTGTGGCAGACCACCTTTTTCAAATTGACGCTAATAATATTGGGAACTATGTGGTAATGTCAAACCTATATGCGGCAGATGCTAGATGGGATGGTGTCAtggaggtgagaaaactgatgaGAACAAGAGATTTGAGAAAACCTGCAGGATGCAGCTGGATTGAGGTGAAGAAGAGAAATAACGTCTTCATAGCTGGAGACTGTTTGCATCCTGAGAGGAAAATTATCTATAGTACATTAAGTACCTTGGCTCAACAAATCAAGGAACCATTTCTATTTGATAAGATCAACATGTTCCCTTATGGCATTTAG
- the LOC18612015 gene encoding putative pentatricopeptide repeat-containing protein At5g08490 isoform X1, which produces MLGEMLPPGIVSKAWVSMLNDCTRHGRHYQALFLFVQKVRCSSSFGLDHQVLAAILKSCAALRTTLFGRALHSCAVKLGHVSCHSVSKALLNMYAKSGALGDCQKLFSQMGTSTSDPVVWNIVLSGLAGYREYNDQVLRLFSSMPVSNEAKPNPVTVAIVLPLYARLGDIDGGKVVHSYVIKSGLDAHTLVGNALISMYAKCGLVKEDAYAVFCSISDKDVVSWNAIIAGFSENNLMDDAFRLFRKMLKGPIAPNDSTIVNILLVCATLDKNVACYLGKEVHCFLLRRTDIGADVSVCNALVSYYLKVGHMDKAELVFQKMESRDLVSWNAIIAGYVANGYWLRALDLFLELLSANMFGPNSVTLVSILSACAHLKDLQVGKVIHGYILRHSCLYADTALENSLISFYAKCNDIGAAYQTFLMIPWRDLVSWNSVLDAFAECEYDSRFQELLSFMLGEGLRPDFITFLAILRFCVCVSSLVKVKETHCYCLKAGFLQGNSEPAVINAIIDAYAKCGNMGYASRIFHSFSGRKNLVTFNSMISAYVNSGSHDDAFMIFNGMSVRDLTSWNLMVQACAENDCPGLALSLFHELQAQGMKPDVVTIMSILPVCAQLASVYLLRQCHGYVIRACFQDARLNGALLDVYAKCGRIWSAHKLFQSTPVKDLVMFTSMIGGYAMHGMGEEALCHFSFMLESGVKPDHVIITAILSACCHAGLVDEGLKILYSLETAHGMKPSIEHYACIVDLLARGGRINDAYSLVAGMSVEANAMVWGTLLGACRTHHEVELGRVVADHLFQIDANNIGNYVVMSNLYAADARWDGVMEVRKLMRTRDLRKPAGCSWIEVKKRNNVFIAGDCLHPERKIIYSTLSTLAQQIKEPFLFDKINMFPYGI; this is translated from the coding sequence ATGCTTGGGGAAATGCTTCCGCCAGGGATAGTGTCCAAAGCTTGGGTTAGTATGCTCAATGACTGCACCAGACATGGTAGGCATTATCAAGCTTTGTTCCTTTTCGTTCAGAAGGTGCGGTGTTCATCAAGTTTTGGACTTGACCACCAAGTTCTTGCAGCTATTCTCAAATCCTGCGCTGCCCTTCGTACCACCCTTTTCGGAAGGGCTCTCCACAGTTGTGCAGTGAAACTGGGTCATGTCTCTTGCCACTCTGTGTCCAAAGCCCTGCTTAACATGTATGCTAAATCTGGAGCTCTCGGTGATTGTCAGAAACTGTTTAGTCAAATGGGTACTTCTACTTCTGATCCTGTTGTTTGGAACATTGTCTTATCCGGGTTGGCTGGTTATCGGGAATATAATGATCAAGTTCTTCGTTTGTTTAGTTCAATGCCTGTTTCCAATGAAGCAAAGCCCAATCCTGTCACAGTTGCtattgttcttcctttgtatgCTCGGTTAGGAGACATAGATGGAGGAAAGGTTGTGCACTCCTACGTGATTAAGTCCGGATTGGATGCACATACCCTTGTTGGGAATGCACTAATATCGATGTATGCAAAATGTGGACTAGTAAAAGAAGATGCATATGCTGTTTTCTGTAGCATTAGTGACAAAGATGTTGTTTCGTGGAATGCAATCATTGCAGGTTTTTCTGAGAATAATTTGATGGATGATGCATTTAGATTGTTCAGGAAGATGCTGAAAGGACCAATAGCGCCAAATGATTCAACGATTGTGAATATTCTACTTGTTTGTGCTACTTTAGATAAGAATGTTGCCTGCTACTTGGGGAAGGAGGTTCATTGTTTTTTGCTGAGAAGAACTGATATAGGAGCAGATGTTTCAGTCTGCAATGCCTTGGTGAGCTACTATTTGAAAGTTGGGCATATGGATAAAGCGGAATTAGTGTTTCAAAAGATGGAATCAAGAGATTTGGTTTCATGGAACGCTATTATTGCTGGATATGTGGCAAATGGTTATTGGTTGAGAGCTTTGGATTTGTTTCTAGAATTACTCTCTGCAAATATGTTTGGGCCAAATTCTGTTACTCTTGTTAGCATTCTTTCTGCTTGTGCACACTTAAAGGATCTGCAGGTTGGAAAAGTGATCCACGGGTATATTCTTCGACATTCTTGCTTATATGCAGATACAGCGTTGGAAAATTCCCTTATTAGTTTCTATGCAAAGTGCAATGACATAGGAGCAGCTTATCAGACATTTTTGATGATTCCTTGGAGAGACTTGGTATCATGGAATTCCGTTCTTGATGCCTTTGCAGAGTGTGAATATGATTCTCGGTTTCAGGAACTTTTAAGCTTTATGCTTGGGGAAGGACTTAGGCCTGATTTCATCACCTTCTTAGCCATATTACGGTTTTGTGTCTGTGTTTCAAGTCTAGTAAAGGTTAAAGAAACTCATTGCTATTGCCTCAAGGCTGGTTTTTTACAAGGTAATAGTGAACCTGCTGTTATAAATGCGATAATTGATGCATATGCTAAATGTGGTAATATGGGATATGCTTCAAGGATTTTTCATAGTTTTTCAGGGAGGAAGAATTTGGTTACATTCAATTCAATGATCTCAGCTTATGTGAATTCTGGATCACATGATGATgcatttatgatttttaatgGGATGTCTGTGAGGGATCTCACCTCTTGGAATTTGATGGTTCAAGcatgtgctgaaaatgattGTCCTGGTCTGGCTCTCAGCCTTTTCCATGAGTTACAAGCTCAAGGAATGAAGCCTGATGTAGTGACTATTATGAGCATCCTTCCAGTATGTGCTCAACTGGCCTCTGTTTACTTGTTGAGGCAGTGCCATGGTTATGTGATAAGAGCTTGTTTTCAAGATGCTCGCTTAAATGGAGCTCTTTTGGATGTATATGCAAAATGTGGCAGAATATGGAGTGCTCATAAGCTTTTCCAGTCAACTCCTGTTAAGGATCTGGTTATGTTCACTTCTATGATTGGTGGGTATGCCATGCACGGTATGGGAGAGGAAGCACTTTGCCATTTCTCTTTTATGCTTGAGTCAGGGGTGAAGCCTGATCATGTTATCATTACTGCCATTTTATCTGCTTGCTGTCATGCTGGCCTTGTAGATGAAGggttgaaaattttgtattCACTAGAGACTGCTCATGGAATGAAACCAAGCATAGAACATTATGCTTGCATTGTGGACCTTCTAGCTCGAGGAGGTCGAATCAATGATGCATATTCTTTGGTTGCTGGTATGTCTGTTGAAGCTAATGCTATGGTGTGGGGGACATTGTTGGGTGCCTGTAGGACTCATCATGAGGTGGAATTGGGCCGTGTTGTGGCAGACCACCTTTTTCAAATTGACGCTAATAATATTGGGAACTATGTGGTAATGTCAAACCTATATGCGGCAGATGCTAGATGGGATGGTGTCAtggaggtgagaaaactgatgaGAACAAGAGATTTGAGAAAACCTGCAGGATGCAGCTGGATTGAGGTGAAGAAGAGAAATAACGTCTTCATAGCTGGAGACTGTTTGCATCCTGAGAGGAAAATTATCTATAGTACATTAAGTACCTTGGCTCAACAAATCAAGGAACCATTTCTATTTGATAAGATCAACATGTTCCCTTATGGCATTTAG
- the LOC18612017 gene encoding VQ motif-containing protein 31: protein MEKPATQAATCCKPLTTFVQTDSDAFREVVQRLTGPSESDAAQEGAAMKVPGLKRPTSKLHERRQYMRPKLEIVKPPLSFKHATSPSRSGNSGLLTSPVGTPSTIFSMLSLLEEENREESAKGELNTEEEEKAIKERRFYLHPSPRSRAAKMEPELLDLFPITSPRTNDKA from the coding sequence ATGGAAAAACCAGCAACCCAGGCTGCAACCTGTTGTAAACCCTTGACCACATTTGTGCAAACAGACTCAGATGCTTTCCGAGAGGTTGTGCAGCGGTTAACAGGCCCATCTGAGAGTGATGCAGCACAAGAAGGTGCAGCTATGAAGGTTCCAGGCTTAAAGAGGCCAACTTCTAAACTCCATGAAAGAAGGCAATACATGAGGCCCAAACTTGAGATAGTGAAACCCCCATTGAGTTTTAAACATGCTACATCACCATCAAGATCAGGAAACTCTGGTCTTCTCACAAGTCCCGTGGGCACTCCATCAACAATTTTCTCCATGCTATCCCTGCTAGAAGAGGAAAACAGAGAAGAATCAGCAAAAGGTGAATTGAAcacagaagaagaagaaaaagctatcAAAGAGAGACGTTTTTATCTGCATCCATCACCACGGTCAAGAGCAGCAAAAATGGAACCAGAATTACTTGATTTGTTTCCAATAACATCTCCAAGAACAAATGATAAAGCatga